The Actinomycetota bacterium genome segment AGGGCCGGCGTCCGGCGAGGACCCTGGTGTAGCGCAGCTCCCCCCGGTGGCTGCGCGTCTCCGCGAACCCGGCCCGGGTCATCCACCCCTTCACGGTCCGGACGTCGGAAGGGTGAAGCTCGAACAGGAGCCACCCGCCGGACCGCAGCCACGTGGGAGCCTCTTCGACCACCCGGTCCACCAACCGCAGCCCGTCCGGGGAGTTGTCGGTGAGGCTCATCACCGGCTCGTACGCGCGGATCTCGACCGGGAGCAGCTTCACCTCGTGCCGCGGCACGTAGGGCGGGTGCATCGTGATCAGGTCCACCCTCCCCCCGATAGCCTTCGGTAGCGGGGCGAACAGGTCCCCCCGGTGGAAGGACACGTTCGATAGCCCCAGCTGGCGGGCGTTGATGCGGGCCTGCTTCACCGCGTGGGCCGACAGGTCCGCTCCGTGCACCTCGGCGTGACGGACCGCGTGCGCCACGGCGAGCGCCACGGGGCCGACCCCCGTCGCGAGGTCGACGGCGACCGGCTGACGGCGCCGCGAGAGACGGCGGATGGCAGACGCGGCCAGGAACTCGCTCGTCGCCCGCGGGATGAACGCCTCCCTGCGCACGCCGATCCTGAGGTCGCGGAACTCCATGTAGCCGACGATGTAGGCGAGCGGCTCGCCGGCCGCGCGACGGGAGACGAGCCGGCGGTACCGACGGACATCGCCGGCGCCGACCTCGTCGTCGTCGTCGGGCTCGGCTCCCAGCACGTGCGTCAACAGCTCGATCGCGTGCTCGCGCGGCTCCCCCGACCAGTTGAAGGTCGCCTGCGTGGAGTCGAGGAGCGCGCGCCGGCCCTCGTCGATCAGGTCGGCTGCTCTCATGGCAGGCGATGCTACCGGCTGGGCTCCCGCGGGTGCGCGATCTGGACCGGCGACCGTCAGAACCCGGCGAACGCGCGGGCTATCGAGATGACCGCCGGACCGATGATGACGATCCCCAGCGCCGGGAAGATCCCCAGGAGCAGGGGGACGAGCAGCTTGACCGGGGTCTTCGCGGCCGTCTCGCGGGCGCGCATCCGACGGAGCATCCGCATCTCGCCCGCCTGCGCCTTCAACACTTCCGCGAGCGGGGTCCCGAGTGCGTCCGCCTGCGCGAGCGTGAGCGCGAAGGTCGAGAGCTCGGTTACGTCGGTCCGCTCCCGCAGGTTCGCGAGCGCCTCCCGGCGCGACGCCCCCAGCTGCACCTCCTGGAGGAACCGGTGCAGCTCCTCGCCGAGGGGGCCGGGGAGCTTGCGCGCGACGAGCTCGATGGCGGCCTCCAGGCCGAGGCCCGCTCCCACGGCGATGGCGAGCAGGTCGAGCGTCTCCGGCAGCGCGCGGCGGATCTGCGCCTGCCGCGAATCGGCCCGCCGGGCCATCCACAGGTCGGGAACGAAGAACGCGATGGCGGCGACGAGGGCGCCCCAGGCCACCGACCCGCCGACCGCTCCTCCGGCGACGGCGCCCACGGCGGCGAACGCGAGGAAGGCGACGACGGCGAAGAGCGCCTTGGCGGACAGCACCCCCTCCACCCCCCAGCGGCCCATGCCGGCGAGCATCGCGTTGCGCCGCATCCGCTCCAGCCAGAACGCGGGGGTCACCCGGCGCGCCGCCCCCTGGAGGGTGGCCGCGGCCGGCCCCAGGACCCGCTCGGCGAACGGGCGCGAGAGCTCCGCGCGCCAAGTGTCGGGCGCGTCGTCGAGCAGGGCCTCCAGGGTCTCGTCGCCGACCCGGCCCGCGCTGACCGCGCGGCCGACGCCGACGACCACGGCTCCGAGACCTGCAGCGACGGTCAGAGAGGAGAACAGGACGATCGTGTTCATCTCACACCTCCACCCGGACGATGCGACGCATCCACAGCGAACCGACGACTATCCCCGTCGCGGCCACGACGAGCATCAGCCGTCCCGGCCCCGTCTCGAACAGCGGCGCGATGTAGGAGGCGCGGAAGACCGCGAAGAACGCTCCGACCCCGATCGGCAGCGCGGTCAGCACGCGCGCCGATAGCCGGGCCTCCGCCGACAGAGCCCTCACCTCACCCCGGATCTCCAACCGCTGGCGCATGAACTCGGCCAGGATCCGCAGGGTGTCCGCGAGCCGCCCTCCCGTGGCGTGCTGGATGCGGATCGCTTCGACGGTCCAGTCGAGGTCGCGGGAGCCGGCGCGTGCGGCCATGGCCTCCATCGCCTCCATGAGCGGACGTCCGACCCTCGTCTCGGCGACGACGCGGGCGAACTCGTCGGAGAGCGGAGGGTCGCCCTCTTCGACCACGAGCTCCATCGCGTGCAGGACCGAGGCTCCCGAGTCGAGCGACCCGGCCAGGAGCTGCAGGACGGTCGGGAGCTGGTCGTCGATCCGGCGGATCCGGCGCCGCCCCTTCGCGTGGAGGTACCACACCGACCCGAGCGGGACCCCGGTCGCGACGCAGACCCCGACCAAGGTCGACCCCAGGACGAGGGCGCAGACGAGTCCCCCCGCTGCCGCGGCCGCCGCCGAGACGGCCGCGTACTCGCCGGGACGCAGCGCCCACCCGGCCTGTCCGAGCATCTGGCGGACGCGGTCCCGGTACGCGGTCCGCGACATGGCGCGGTCGGCGACCGCGCCGGCCCGGGCGACCAGCTCGGAGAGGCGCTGCGGGTCCGCGTCGGGCGCGGCCATCTCGATCTCGAGGATCTCCTCGAGGGTCTCGCGGCGGGTCCGGTCGCGCGTGGCGAGCCCGTACGACACGAGGACGATGCCGGCGCAGATCAGCAGGGCGGAGAAGGTGAGGGTCATGGTCATGCCCTCCTCCCCTCGGACCTCAGCAGGGAGCCGCTGCCCCGGAAGAGCTTCGCGGGGAGATCGACCCCGTTCGTCCGCAGCGTCTCGGCGACCCGGGGGCGCAGTCCGGTCGAGACCAGCCGTCCCGTCGACATCGCCGAGCCCCGCCCGCCCGAGGCGAACGCGAACCTGAAGACGTCCTGCATCGTGATCGTGTCCGACTCCATGCCCTGGATCTCGCTGATGTGGGTGATCCGGCGGGAGCCGTCGCCGAAGCGGTCGAGGTGGACGACCACATCGAGCGCCGACGCGATCTGCGAGCGGATCGCCCGGACCGGCAGGTCGTAGCCGGCCATGAGCACCATCGTCTCCAGCCGGGACAGGGCGTCGCGCGGGGTGTTGCAGTGCACCGTGGTCAGCGAGCCCTCGTGTCCGGTGTTCATCGCCTGGAGCATGTCGAGCGCCTCGGCTCCCCGGCACTCGCCGACGATGATGCGGTCGGGCCGCATGCGCAGCGCGTTGCGGACGAGGTCGCGGATCGTCACCGTCCCGGTCCCCTCGACGTTGGGGGGCCGCGACTCGAGGGAGACGACGTGCGGCTGGTGCAGCCTGAGCTCGGCCGAGTCCTCGATCGTGATGATGCGCTCGCCCTCGGGGACGAAGGCGGAGAGCACGTTCAGGGTCGTCGTCTTGCCGGTCCCCGTCCCCCCGGTGACGAGGACGTTGAGCTTCCCCCGCACGCAGGCCTCGAGGAACTCGGTCGCCTCCACCGTCAGCGTCCCGAACGAGATCAGGTCCTTCACCTCGTAGGGCGTCTCCGGGAAGCGGCGGATGGTGAGAGCCGGTCCGTTCACCGCCACCGGCGGGATCACCGCGTTCGCGCGGGACCCGTCCGGGAGCCGGGCATCCACCATCGGCGACGATTCGTCGATGCGACGCCCGGCCGAGGCCACGATGCGCTCGATCACCTGCCGGAACTGTGACTCGTCGATGAACGCCGCGGCGGTCCGCTCGATGCGGCCGGCCCGCTCCACCCAGATCTCGTCGTGGGCGTTGCACATCACCTCGGTGACGGCTGGATCGGCCAGCAGCGGGTCGAGCGGCCCGTACCCCAGCAGGTCGGCCGCCACCTCGGCCACGAAGCGGCTGCGCTGCGACGCCGGGACCCTCACGTCGGCCTTGCGCAGCGCCTCGTCGAGGTTCCTGGAGACAACGGTCTTCAGGTCTTCGCCGCTGCGGCCCAGGGTGGACAGCTTCGGGCCGAGGTCCTCGAGCAGCGTGTCGCGGACCCGGCGCTTCATCAGACCCCAGTCGTCCGGGCGGGAGGCGGTCCGGCGCCGGGACCCCTTCGGCCCCTGCGTCTTCGCCTCTGCCCGTTCCACGCGTTCGGACAGTCTCATGACCTGGCTCCTTTCCTCCTGAGCAGCCGCCCCAGCCACCGACGTCGCGGGGCGGGCGCGGGGCTGGCCCAAGGGAGGGTCACTCCCTCGACGGGCGGGACGATGCGGCGGGCTCCCTCCACGAAGCGCTGCGAGATGGCGGCGTCCGGGTCGCTGCGCAGGACCGGTTGGCCCGCGTTGATGGAGCGGGTCACCTCCGGCGCGTAGGGCAGGACGGACGAGAAGTCGTAGATCCGCAGGACCTGCTCGAGGTCGATCCCCGTCCCGGGTTGCTCCTTGTTCAGGACGAGCGACACGTCGGACGTCTCGAGCTTCAACCTGTCCAGGGTCTGCAGGAACACCTTCAGGTTCTTCAGGGAGGGGATGTCCATCGTGGCCAGCACGTGCAGCGACTCGGACCGGTCGAACGCGGCCAGCACGACCTCGTTCAGCGACGGGGGCGTGTCGACCACGATGTGGTCGTACCGGGCCCGGGCGGCTTCGATGACCTCGGTCGCCTCCCGCGGGCCGACGCGCTCGGCCGAGACGGGGTCGGTCGGCGCGCAGAGCACGTCGAACCCCGCCCCGTGGGAGACGATGTGCTCGTCGAGATCGGCCGTGACGTCGCCCCCCTCCACGAGCTCGGCGATCGTCCTGCGCGGCTTGATCCGCAGCGAGACCGAGACCTCGCCGAACTGCAGGTCGAGGTCGAGGAGCAGGACACGTCCGCGCGTGGCCGTCGCCAGGTACGCGGCGAGGTTCACCGCGTAGAACGTCTTGCCGCACCCACCGGAGGCCGATGCGACCGTGTACACGTGCGCGGCCCGCGTCGGGGTCGCCGTCTGCGAGACGGGAGCGTCCCTCAGCTCGCCGGCCACCTCCAGCGCGCGCTGCAACGCGCCCCGGAGCTTGGCCTGGCCGGCCGGCAGGTGGACGACCTCGTTCGCGCCGCACGACGCCACCTGCTCGGGGCTGATCGGTCGACCGTTGGCCGCGAGGAGGACGACCCGCCGCGGGTCGTCGCGGTGGATCCGCGCCAGGCGCCGCAGCCCGGTCGGCGTCGTCTCCTCGGGAGCCGCTACGACGACGTCGGGACCCGACCGAGACGCCACCTCGACCGCGCGCGTCGGACGGGTCACCCGCGTGACGGCCGGCTGGGGCTCGAGCCGGGCGGCGGCCCGGGCGATATCGGCGGTGAAGCCGCCGTACCGGTCCACGACCATGACCTTGCGACGCGGCGAGGTCATCGTCGTCACCCGATCACGCTCTGGGCGGTCGCGCCCGTCGTGGAGGCCGGTCCGTCGCCGGCGTGGACGAGGCCCAGCCACAGCGACGCGTTCTCCTTCGCGAAGATGAGCTGCTCGGCGTCCGCGGGCGTCACCGCCACCGTGATCAGAAGTTCCCCGGACGACTCGGCTCCCGTGCGGGAGGCGACCTCCGACGCAGAGCGGTTCTGGAGCACCTGCACGTTGCTG includes the following:
- a CDS encoding HemK/PrmC family methyltransferase; translated protein: MRAADLIDEGRRALLDSTQATFNWSGEPREHAIELLTHVLGAEPDDDDEVGAGDVRRYRRLVSRRAAGEPLAYIVGYMEFRDLRIGVRREAFIPRATSEFLAASAIRRLSRRRQPVAVDLATGVGPVALAVAHAVRHAEVHGADLSAHAVKQARINARQLGLSNVSFHRGDLFAPLPKAIGGRVDLITMHPPYVPRHEVKLLPVEIRAYEPVMSLTDNSPDGLRLVDRVVEEAPTWLRSGGWLLFELHPSDVRTVKGWMTRAGFAETRSHRGELRYTRVLAGRRP
- a CDS encoding AAA family ATPase, producing the protein MTSPRRKVMVVDRYGGFTADIARAAARLEPQPAVTRVTRPTRAVEVASRSGPDVVVAAPEETTPTGLRRLARIHRDDPRRVVLLAANGRPISPEQVASCGANEVVHLPAGQAKLRGALQRALEVAGELRDAPVSQTATPTRAAHVYTVASASGGCGKTFYAVNLAAYLATATRGRVLLLDLDLQFGEVSVSLRIKPRRTIAELVEGGDVTADLDEHIVSHGAGFDVLCAPTDPVSAERVGPREATEVIEAARARYDHIVVDTPPSLNEVVLAAFDRSESLHVLATMDIPSLKNLKVFLQTLDRLKLETSDVSLVLNKEQPGTGIDLEQVLRIYDFSSVLPYAPEVTRSINAGQPVLRSDPDAAISQRFVEGARRIVPPVEGVTLPWASPAPAPRRRWLGRLLRRKGARS
- a CDS encoding type II secretion system F family protein is translated as MNTIVLFSSLTVAAGLGAVVVGVGRAVSAGRVGDETLEALLDDAPDTWRAELSRPFAERVLGPAAATLQGAARRVTPAFWLERMRRNAMLAGMGRWGVEGVLSAKALFAVVAFLAFAAVGAVAGGAVGGSVAWGALVAAIAFFVPDLWMARRADSRQAQIRRALPETLDLLAIAVGAGLGLEAAIELVARKLPGPLGEELHRFLQEVQLGASRREALANLRERTDVTELSTFALTLAQADALGTPLAEVLKAQAGEMRMLRRMRARETAAKTPVKLLVPLLLGIFPALGIVIIGPAVISIARAFAGF
- a CDS encoding type II secretion system F family protein, producing MTMTLTFSALLICAGIVLVSYGLATRDRTRRETLEEILEIEMAAPDADPQRLSELVARAGAVADRAMSRTAYRDRVRQMLGQAGWALRPGEYAAVSAAAAAAGGLVCALVLGSTLVGVCVATGVPLGSVWYLHAKGRRRIRRIDDQLPTVLQLLAGSLDSGASVLHAMELVVEEGDPPLSDEFARVVAETRVGRPLMEAMEAMAARAGSRDLDWTVEAIRIQHATGGRLADTLRILAEFMRQRLEIRGEVRALSAEARLSARVLTALPIGVGAFFAVFRASYIAPLFETGPGRLMLVVAATGIVVGSLWMRRIVRVEV
- a CDS encoding CpaF family protein → MRLSERVERAEAKTQGPKGSRRRTASRPDDWGLMKRRVRDTLLEDLGPKLSTLGRSGEDLKTVVSRNLDEALRKADVRVPASQRSRFVAEVAADLLGYGPLDPLLADPAVTEVMCNAHDEIWVERAGRIERTAAAFIDESQFRQVIERIVASAGRRIDESSPMVDARLPDGSRANAVIPPVAVNGPALTIRRFPETPYEVKDLISFGTLTVEATEFLEACVRGKLNVLVTGGTGTGKTTTLNVLSAFVPEGERIITIEDSAELRLHQPHVVSLESRPPNVEGTGTVTIRDLVRNALRMRPDRIIVGECRGAEALDMLQAMNTGHEGSLTTVHCNTPRDALSRLETMVLMAGYDLPVRAIRSQIASALDVVVHLDRFGDGSRRITHISEIQGMESDTITMQDVFRFAFASGGRGSAMSTGRLVSTGLRPRVAETLRTNGVDLPAKLFRGSGSLLRSEGRRA